The segment AGGCCCAGGCGCGAGTACCACTGCAGCAGGGCCAGGGGCATGGGCGCCGCGCCGCCCGCGGCAATGCGGCACTGGTCCAGGCCCAGGGCGCGCATGATCTTGCGCCGCACCAGGCCGCCGATCAGGGGCAGGCGCAGCAGGCGCTCCAGCTTGGCCGGCGGCATCTTGGCGTGCACGCCCTGCTGGAACTTGACCCACAGACGCGGCACCGAGAAGAAGACGGTGGGCCGGGCGCGCTGCAGATCGGCGGTGAAGGTGTCCAGGCTCTCGGCAAAGAAGAGGCGCATGCCGGTGCGCAGCCAGCCATGCTCCACCAGCACCCGCTCCACCACATGGGCCAGGGGCAGGTAGGAGAGCATGCGGTCTTCGCCATGCAGGGGAATGCGGCCCAGGCCGGCCTGGATGGCCCAGGCGAAGCCGGCAAAGCTGTGCATCACGCCCTTGGGGTTGCCCGTGGTGCCCGAGGTGTAGATCAGGGTACAGAGCTCGTCGGCGCCGCGCAGGGGCTCGCCGCTCAGGGGCGTGCTGCGGGCGCAGAGGGCGTCCCAGCCCTCGTAGGCGGCACGCGCCTCGTCCGGCGAGAGCGGGTAGCTGATGCAGGGCAGATCGGCGGGCACGCCGGCCTTCATGCCGGCCCAGCCGTCGAGCTTGCCCACGAACAGGGCCTTGGCCTCGCTGTGGGTGAGGATCTGGCGGATGGTCTCGGGCGCCAGCGTGGGATAGAGCGGCACGGAGACATAGCCGGCCATCCAGATGGCCAGATCGCTCATCAGCCACCAGGCGCAGTTCTTGGAGAGGATGGCCACCTTGGAGCCGGGCTCCCAGCCCTGGGCCTTGAGATAGGCCGCCATGCGGCGCACCTGATCGCCCACCTTGGCCCAGCTGAAGTCCTGCATCTGCCCGCCGCCCATGGGCTGGCTCAGGGTGATGCGGTGCGGCGTCTCCCGCTCCCAGTGGTAGAGGCGCTGCAGGGCCAGGCTGTCGGCGGGAATGGTGCTGGCGGGGGCGGCCATGGAAGTCTCCTTGCTCTTGTTCATCGTCACGATCGTGCTGCGGGCAGGCTAGCGTGGACACGCCCGGCCCGGGAGGGGGTTTGCGCGAACCCGGCGCTGTTTAGAGGGCTTCGCTCAAAACTCGGCGTCGGGTGAGATCCCGGTCTCACCGCGCGCCAGCGTGGCGCGCCAGGCATCCAAGGGATGCGGCCGGGGCAGCAGGCGCGGGCGCAGGGCATCGGCGCGCGCCAGCGCGGCCTGCAGGGCGGGCTGGTCGCCCAGGCGCTGCAGGGTGCTGGCCAGGTCGAGCTGGGCGCGCCAGCGCGGCGCCTGCTCGGGCTCGTCCACCGCGTCCAGCGCGGCCACGCGGGCCTGCAGCAGGCTGCGGCTGCGCGCCAGATCGCCGGCCTGGCGGGCCAGGGCGCCCTGCAGCTGCTGCAGGCGGCTGCGCAGGGGCGCGCTGTGCTGCAGCACGGGCAGGGCCTCGATCTCGCCGGCCAGGCGCGCGGCCAGGGCGGGGTCCAGCACCAGGGCGGCCCGGGCCAGCTGCAGCAAGGGCTCGGCCCGGTTGGGCCCGCTCAGGCGCGGCTCGGCCTTGATGGACTCATGCAGGGCCGCGGCCTCGCGCGCCAGGGCGGCGGGCTCGCCCTCGCCGGCCAGCACCCGCCCCAGCAGCAGCTGGGCCTGGCGCGGCAGCAGCAGGGCCGGCATCTGCATCTGGCGCGCGGCCGCGGCGGCCAGCACGGCGCGGCGCTCGCGCAGGCCGGCGGCATGCTCGCCGCGCTCGTGGTGCCAGCTGGCCAGCTCGTTGCGCAGGCCCAGGGCGGTCTCGCTGTCGGGGCCCAGCAGGCGGTCCATCTCGGCCGTGAGCGCCGCCACGCGTTCGGGCATGTCCTGCAGCAGGCCGCGGCGCATCTGGATGGTGAGCAGGCTGCGGCGCTGGGCCAGCACCTCCACCGGCTCCTTGGCCATGCCCGCGGCCCAGGCGGGGCGGGCCTGGTCCAGCGCCGCCTCGGCGGCGGCGAAGCGGCCCTGGGCGTAGCGCAGGATGGCCAGCTTGTTGAGCACCGCCACCCGCGCCATGCTGCCCGGCGCGGTGACGGCCTCGTTGACCGCCACCACCTCGGGCGCCAGGGCCTCGGCCTCGGCGAAGCGGCCGGTCTTGGTGTAGCAGACCAGCAGCATCTGCAGCAGGGCGCTGTAGGCCATGGAGCGCTCGCCATAGAGGCGCCGTATGGGCTGCTGCAGCGGCGCGGCCAGCTCGATCACGCGGTCCACCAGGCCGGCAGCGTTGTAGATGCGGGCCAGCTGCTCCTGGGCCTCGACCACGCGCACATCGCTCGCGGGCCAGCGCTCGCGCAGCTGGGTCAGCTGGCGCTCGCCCAGCTCGATGGCGCGGTCCATGCGGCCCTGGGCGTGATAGACATGGGCCAGCACGCCCTGCAGCTCGGCGCGCAGCTCGGGCGCCTGGGCGAAGCGGGTGTCCAGCTCCAGCCGGCTTTTCTCCAGCAGGTCCAGCACGGTGGGCGGGCGCCCGCCATGCTCGGCGGGGTCGGCGTGGGAGAGCAGATCGCCCAGATAGCCCAGGGCCTGCTGGCTCTGGCGCGCGGCCTGCTCGGCGCGCTGCCACTGCCACAGGCTCAGGCCCAGACCGCCGGACAGGGACAGCAGCACCAGGCCCGTGCCCAGGGCCAGGCCGGCATGGCGGCGCAGCCAGAGCCGGCTGCGGTGGCGCCAGTCCTCGCCGCGCACGCTCACCGGGCGGTGGGCCAGCCAGGCCTCCAGATCGTCGATGAAGGCGCGCACGCTGGGGTAGCGCTCGGCCGGGTTCTTGCGCAAGGCCTTGGCGGCCACGGCCTCCAGATCGCCACGGGCCAACCGGGCATCGGGCGGCAGGCCGGGGCTCAGGGCCGCGGCGCTGGCGTCGGGGCCGGCGGCGGTGGCGGTGCGGCGGCCGCGCGTGAGCCGGCGCGGCTCGGTGTGCAGCACCGCATGCTCCATGGCCTGCACGCTCACGCCATGCGTGGCATAGGGCAGCTCGCCGCTGAGCAGCTCGAAGAGCATCACGCCCAGCGAGTACTGATCGGCCGCCGTACCGATGGGCGCGCCCAGCAGCTGCTCGGGCGCGGCATAGGCGGGGGTGAGACGCCGGCCCACCACGCGGGTGAGGGCGCTGTCGCGGGCCGTGGCCTCGCCCTCATCGAGCAGGCTGGCAATGCCGAAGTCCAGCAGCTTGGGCTGGCCCTCGGGCGTGACCATCACATTGCCGGGCTTGAGGTCGCGGTGCACCACCAGCTGGCCGTGGGCGTATTCCACGGCGCGGGCAATGCCCACCAGCAGGCGCACCCGCTCGGCCACGCCCAGGCGGCGCGCCGCCACATGGGCATTGAGCAGCTGGCCCGGCACCTGCTCCAGCACCAGATAGGCGGTCTCGCCGGCCAGGCCGGCATCCAGTAGGCGGGCGATGCCCGGATGGCTGAGCCGCCCCAGCAGGGCGCGCTCGCGGGCGAAGCGGGCCGCCAGGCCCGGGCCGCTCAGGTCGGCGCGCAGCAGCTTGAGCGCGGCGCTGGCGTCATAGAGCCCGTCGCTGCGGCGGGCCTGCCAGACCTCGCCCATGCCGCCCACGCCGATGCGCGTGATCAGGGTCCAGGGCCCCAGGCGCTGGCCGGGCTGGGGCCCGGGCGTGCCGGCCGGCGCCGCTGCGACGGCGGGGCCGCTGCCCAGGGTGGGGTCGAGCGTGGGATCCATGGGCGGCGCCGTGGGCCCCGCGCGCTCAGGCGTTCTCGGCGGCCTGCAGGGCAGCCAGGGCCTCGCTCAGCTGGGCCTCGCTGGCCTCGGGGCCGCGCTGCACCGGGGCCTCGGCCAGGGCAGCCGCGCCTTCCTTCTTCAGGCGCGCCACCCACTGGCCGGCCTCGCGGCCCTGGGCCAGGCCCTGGCTTTGCAGCAGCAGCAGGCCGTCGGCGGCCAAGAGCTTGAAGTAGAAGAGGCCGTCGGCCTCGCGGTACTGCTTGAACAGGGGCAGGGCGCTCTTGGGCTTGACGGCCGCCTCGGTCTTGGCCACCAGGGGCTGGAAGCGGCGCAGGCCCACGGCCTCGCGCAGGCGCTGCAGCAGGGGCGCGGCAATGGCGCGGGCCTTGGCCGCGCCTTCCATCAGGATGAGCTCGATCTGCTCGGGCTTGGCCATCAGCTGCTCGTAGCGCGTGCGCATGGGGCCGATCTCGGCGTCGATCAGCTCGAAGAGCTGCTGCTTGGCCTCGCCCCAGGCCAGACCGCCGCGCAGGGCGGCGCGGAAGGCCTCACGCTGGGCGGGCGTGGCAAAGGCGTCATAGATCTGCACCAGGTGCGAGCCCTCGGGCTCCTTGGGTTCGCCGGGGAGCTTGGAGTCTGTGACGATGCGGGCGATCGCCTCCTTGAGCGCCTTGGCCCCGCCCTCGAAGAGCGGGATCACGTTGTCGTAGCTCTTGCTCATCTTGCGGCCGTCCAGGCCCGGCAGCAGCTCCATCTCCTCATCGATGCTGGCCTCGGGCAGCACGAAGAAGTCCTGGCCCTGGCCGAAGAGGTGGTTGAAGCGCTGGGCCACGTCGCGCGCCATCTCGATGTGCTGCACCTGGTCCTTGCCCACGGGCACGCGGTGGGCGTTGAACATCAGGATGTCGGCCGCCATCAGGATAGGGTAGCTGTACAGGCCCATGGTCACGCCGGCATCGGCGTCCTCGCCGGCGGCCAGATTGGCGTCCACCGAGGCCTTGTAGGCATGGGCGCGGTTCATCTGGCCCTTGGAGGTGACGCAGGTCAGCAGCCAGGTCAGCTCGGGAATCTCGGGGATGTCGCTCTGGCGGTAGAAGGTCACGCGCGAGGTGTCCAGGCCAGCGGCCAGCCAGGTGGCGGCGATCTGCAGGCGCGAGGCCTCGATGCGGTCGGGCTCATCGCACTTGATCAGGGCGTGGTAGTCCGCCATGAAGAAGAAGCTCTCCGCGCCGCTCTCGCGGCTGGCCGCGATGGCACGGCGCACGGCGCCCACATAGTTGCCGAGGTGCAGGGTGCCGGTGGTGGTGATGCCGGTCAAAACGCGCAGAGTCATGATTTATTGGTGCATGCGAACGGGTGCGTAGTCCCCATTCTCCCAGCATCGGGCTAGCATGCCTGCAGCCGCCGCCATGAACCCTTTGCTGCTGATCAGTTCCAGCCTGGATGCCATGATGGGCGTCGCCCTGCTGCTGCTCTGGCGGCAGGACCGACGCCATGCCCATGTGCGCCTGTGGGGCTGGAGCGCCCTGCTGCTGGCCCTGGGCCTGATCCTGGGCGTGGCCCTGGCGGCCCTGCCCGAGCACGGCGGCCTGCTGCACGATCTGCAGGCCCTGGCCGCCTCGGCTGCGCTGATGGGCTCGCTGGCCCTGCTGATCGGCGGCACCCGTGCCTACTGCGGCCTGCCCTGGCAGCGCCGCCACTGGCTGCCGGGCCTGGCCCTGACCATGGCGGTGCTGGTGGCCCTGGCCAAGACCGACCACCGCTACGCCGTGATCGCCGCCACCGTGGTGCTGGTGGCGGGCAATGCGCTGTGCGCCCGGGCCATGTGGCGCCAGGGCAGCCCGGCCGAGCGTGGCGTGGCCCTGTGCTTTGCGCTCTCGGCCCTGGTGCATGGCAGCAGCCCCTTTCTGGACGAACATGCGGCCTCGCCCATCACCCACACCCTGGGCCTTTTCGTGCAGACGGCCCTGAGCCTGGCCCTGATGCTGATCTCCACCGCCCGCGCCCACGGCCAGGAGCACCGCCAGGCCGAGCGCTTCAGCCGCCTGGCCGAGCATTCCCTGCAGGGGCTGGTGGTGCTGCGCGGGCCGCAGATCCTCTATGCCAACCCGGCCGCGCGCCAGATGTTCGGCCGCGGCGAGCGGCCCCATGGCGATCTGCTGGAGGGCCTGGTGCCGCCCGATCTGCACGAGGCCGTGATGGGCCGCCATGCGCGCGTGCTGGCCGATCCGGCGGCCCGCATCGCGTGGGAGGAGCCGCGCCTGGACTACAACGGCCGCCTGCTGCACATCCGCGGCCTGTCCAGCCACCTGGAATGGGACGGTCAGGCCGCCGAACTGATCGTGATGGTGGACGAGAGCGAGCGCCACGCCGCGCTGGAAGCCCTGCGCCGCCAGGCCCTGCAGGACGAGCTGACCGGCCTGCCCAACCGCAATTTCGCCCTGCAGCGCCTGGGCCAGCTAACCCAGCTGGGCGCGCCGCCCTTTGCCGTGGTCTCGGCCGATCTGGACCGCTTCCAGCTCATCAACGAGACCCTGGGCCCGGGCGTGGGCGACGCCCTGCTGCAGGCCGTGGCCCAGCGCCTGTGTGCCCAGCTGCCGCCCCAGGCCACGGTGGCCCGCCTGGGCGAGGACCAGTTCCTGATCCTGGTGGAGGGCGTGCCCGGCCGGGCCGAGGCCCTGATCTTTGCCGAGCGCCTGCTGGCCCTGATGGAGCGGCCCTTCCGCACCCAGGGCGTGGACAGCGCGGAGCTCTTTGTCCATATGTCGGTGGGCCTGGCCCTTTTCCCGCAGGACGCCCGTGAGGGCCTGGCCCTGCTGCGCGCGGCCGATGCCGCCATGCACCAGGCCAAGCACCGCGCGGGCGCCACCTATGCCTTCTTCGACGCGGCCATGAACCGCGCCGCCCAGGGCCGGCTTGAAACAGAGCAGGCCCTGGCCCGCGGGCTGGAGCAGGACGAGTTCTTTCTGGAGTACCAGCCCAAGGTGGAGGCGGTGTCGCGGCGCCTGTGCGGCTTCGAGGCCCTGGTGCGCTGGCAGCGGCCGGGCCTGGGCCCGGTGAGCCCGGCCGAGTTCGTGCCCGCCGCCGAGCGCACCGGCCAGATCCAGGCCCTGGGCGAACGCATCCTGGACCTGGCCACCCGCCAGCTGGTCGACTGGCTGGGCCGCTACGGCCAGGCCCTGCCGGTGGCCGTGAACGTGTCACCGCTGCAGTTCGAAGACCCCGATTTCGCGGGCCGGCTGCTGGAGCGCCTGGATGAATGCGAGCTCCCCACCCGGCTGCTGCAGATCGAGATCACCGAGACCGCCGCCATCGGCCATCTGGAGCGGGTACGGCCGCAGCTGGAGCGCCTGCGCGCCGCGGGCGTGCTGTGCGCGCTGGATGATTTCGGCACCGGCCAGTCCTCGCTGACCCTGCTGCGCCAGCTGCCCATCCATGCGATGAAGCTGGACCGCAGCATGATCCAGCCCCTGCCGGATGCCGACGCCAGCGCCGTGGTGCAGGCCACCTGCGCCCTGGGGCATTCGCTGCGCCTGGCCGTGGTGGCCGAGGGCGTGGAGACCGAGGACCAGGCCCTGGCCGCCGAGGCCCTGGGCTGCACCCAGCTGCAGGGCTACTACCTGGCGCGGCCGCTCTCGGTGGAGCGGGCGGGCGACTGGCTCAGGCGCCAGCTGGAGCTGGGTGGGCCGCCATGAACTCGCCCAGGCGGATGGGCCGCGCCGGCTGCCAGGCCGGGTTGAAGCCCAGGGGGCCGCGCGGGAACAGCATCACCACGGTGGAGCCCAGCAGGAAGCGGCCCATTTCCTGACCTTGGGCCAGGCGGATGTCCTGGTCGGCATAGTGCCAGTCGCGCAGCTGGCCGGGGCGGGGCGGGTTCACCACGCCATGCCAGACCGTGGCCATGCTGCCCACGATGGTGGCGCCCACCAGCACCAGCACCCAGGGGCCGCGCTCGCCCTCGAAGACGCAGACCACACGCTCATTGCGCGCGAACAGGCCCGGCACGCCGCGTGCCGTGGTGGGGTTCACCGAGAACAGCTCGCCCGGCACATGGATCATGCGCAGCAGGCGGCCGGCGCAGGGCATGTGGATGCGGTGGTAGTCGCGCGGGCTCAGGTAGAGGGTGGCGAAATGCCCGTCCTCGAACTGCGCGGCCAGGGCCGCGTCGCCGCCCACCAGGGCGCGGGTGCTGTAGCTGTGGCCCTTGGCCTGGAAGATCTGGTCGCGCTCGATGCGGCCGAACTGGCTGATCGCGCCGTCCACCGGGCAGATCAGCTCGGCCTGGGCCAGCGGGCGCGCGCCCTCGCGCAGCGGGCGGGTGAAGAACTCGTTGAAGCTCGGGTAGGCGGCCGGGTCGGGATTGGCGGCCTCGCTCATGTCCACGCCATAGCGCGCGATGAAGCGCTTGATGGCCCAGGTGGTGAGCCCGCCCAGTCGCGCCGAGGCGAAGGCGCCGGCCAGCTGGGTCAGGGCCTGCTTGGGCAGCAGGTATTGCGGCAGCACGGCAAGGCGATCGGACAAGGCAGGCCCCGGGGCGAGAAGTTGCTGAGGGCGGGATTGTAGAGGTCGCTACCATAAGCGTTTTCCCCCAGAACGGCGTGCCCGGGCGCCTCTTGAATCATGGAAGAGATCTACCTCGACGCCAATGCCACCACCCCGGTGCTGCCGGCCGCCCGCGCCGCCGCCCTGGCCGCGATGAGCGAGGATTTCGGCAACCCCAGCAGCGTGCACAGCACCGGTCTCAAGGCCCGCGCCATGATGGATGCGGTGCGCGAGCGCGCCCGCCGCGTGCTGAACGCGCCGGACGGCCGCATGCTCTTCATGAGCGGCGCCACCGAGGGCATACAGACCGCCGTGCTCTCCGCCCTGACCGCGCTGCGCGGCCGCCTGGGCGTGGACTATCTGCTCTACGGCGCCACCGAGCACAAGGCCGTGCCCGAGGCGCTCAAGCACTGGAACGCCCTGCTGGGCCTGCAGCTGCAGGTGCTGGCGATTCCCGTGGACGCGCAGGGCCGCCACGACCTGGACTGGCTGCGCGAACATGCGCCGCGCGCCGGCCTGGTCTGCACCATGGCGGCCAATAACGAGACCGGCGTGGTCAGCGATCTGGACGGCATTTCCGCCGTACTGAATGCCTGCGAGACCCGCCCCTTCTGGATGGTGGACGGCGTGCAGGCCCTGGGCAAGCTGCCGCTGCAGCTGCGCGAGCGCGGCATCGACTACGCGCCCTTCTCCGGCCACAAGCTCTATGCGCCCAAGGGCATCGGCATGCTCTATGTGCGCGAGGGCGCGCCCTTCACCCCCCTGATGGCCGGCGGCGGCCAGGAAGGCGCGCTGCGCTCGGGCACCGAGAACATGTCGGGCATCGCCGCCCTGGGCGCGGTGCTGGCCGCGCTGGAAGAGGGCCAGAGCTTCCGTGACCATGCCATGCTGGCGCGCTTTCGCGATGCCCTGGCCCAGGCCCTGCAGGAGGCCTTCCCGGGCCTGGTCTTCAATGTGCCGCTGGCGCTGAGCCTGCCCACCACGCTGAACTTCGCGGTGCCAGGTCTTTCCTCGCGCCTGCTGCAGGACCTGTTCGATGCGGCCGAGGTGCGCGTCTCCGGCGGTTCGGCCTGCTCGGCGGCCAAGGCCCAGCCCAGCTTCGTGCTGCAGGCCATGGGCCTGCCCGACTGGCAGGCGGCCGGCGCGGTGCGCCTGTCCATCGGTCCCGCGGCCGATGCCAACTTCATTGCCGAGGCCTGCGCCCGCATCCGCGCCTGCGGCGAGTCGCTGCGCCAGAGCTGTCTGAGCCCGGCCGAGAACCTGCCCCTGCCGGACGATGGCATCACCCGCTTCGCCCAGGACGGCGCCTGCTGCTACCTGATTGCCGACCGCGAGGCCCGCGCCTGCGTGCTGATCGACCCCCTGCCCGAGCAGGTCTCGCGCCTGGCACAGCGCCTGCGCTGCCAGGACTTCGCGCTGCGCGCCGTCATCAGCAGCAGCGGCGAGCCCGCCCATGCCGAGGCGCGCGAGCTGCTGGCCGCCGAGCTGGGCCTGAGCCTGCCCGCCGCCGATGCCCGCGGCTGGCCGCTGGACACACCCGTGCTGGCCCTGGGCCAGCGCCGCCTGGAGCGCCGCGGCCAGAGCCTGCTGCTGGACGGGCAGATCGCCTTTGGCGCGGCGGCCGACCCGGCCTGCGGCGCCCGCTTCATCGCCCCGGCCTTCGATGCCGAGCAGCAGATCGTGCTGGGCTGCGCCCCGACCACCGCCTGCGACGCCGGCCAGCTGGACGGCCGCGCCCTGCAGGACTTTGTGGAGCGTCAGCCCGAGGCCCTGCTGGTAGATGTGCGCGAGCCCTATGAGCAGTTCCTGAGCCGCACGCCCGAGCTGGCCGGCGCGCGCTGGGAGGCCGTGCCGCTCTCGCGCCTGCTCAATGCCCTGCCCGCATGGCTGGCCCAGCCGCGGCCCCTGCTCTTTGTCTGCCGCAGCGGCAACCGCAGCCGCCAGGCCGCCCTGGCCCTGGCGCGTCTGGGCCATGCGCAGAGCTTCACCCTGGCCGGCGGCCTGGCCCTGCTGCCCGCCGCGGCCAAGACCGGCAGCGCCACCAGCATCGACCCCGCCTTCCATGTTTGAGTCCCCTGATGGCGCAGCGGTGCAGGCGCACAGCTCCTTCTACCGCTTTGTGGCCCTGGACCAGCCGGAGGCCATGGCCCGGCGTCTACGCGAGATCGGCGCCGGCCTGCCCGGCGTGGGCGGCAATGTGCTGTTCGCGCCCGAGGGCATGAGCGGCGCGGTGGGCGGACCGCAGGCCGAGCTGGCCGCCTTCGAGGCCGCGCTGTGCCAGGACCCGGTGTTCGGCGGCGCCTTCCAGGGCCTGGTCTTCAAGCGCAGCGCCTGCCGCACCGCGCCCTTCACCCTGCTCAAGGTGCATGTGAAGCCCGAGATCGTGGCCTTCGGCGTGCCCGGGGTGAGCGGCCTACCGGCGCCCGAGCAGCCCGACAGCCATGTCTCGCCCGCGCGCTGGCGCGAGCTGCTGGACGACCCCGAGGTGCTGGTGCTGGACAACCGCAACAGCTTCGAGTTCCGCCTGGGCCGCTTTCGCGGCGCGGTGGATCCGCAGGTCACGCATTTCCGCGACTTCCCGGCCTATGTGCAGGCGCATGCCGCGCAGTGGCAGCGCGAGGGCCGCAAGATCGCCATGTACTGTACCGGCGGCATCCGCTGCGAGAAGGCGGCCCACTGGATGCAGGACCAGGGCCTGAGCGTCTACCAGCTGGAGGGCGGCATCCTGAACTTCTTCCAGTCCCTGCCCGATGCCGAGCGCGACTGGCAGGGCGAGTGCTTCGTCTTCGACAAGCGCATCGCCCTGGACACCCGGCTGCAGGAGACCGACACCACGGCCGAGCAGGTCTATGCCGAGGAGCCGCCCTGGCGCCTGGCGCGGGCCAAGCGCCTGGACCCGGCGGGCTGAGCGGCGCGCGAACAGCGCCCGGCAGCGCCCCGTAGCGCCCGGTCTGTCCCGCAAACATGGGGGTAGGAGGGCCGTTCGGCCCGCCCCCGTGACACGCGGCTTTCATCGGCCGCGGCAACCATGAGATCCGTGCTGCCGTGCATCAGGCGATGCGGGCGGCAAGTCATCACACACCTCATGGGAGTTCCCCGATGAACCACAAGCGCTTCTTCGCCCTGTCCCTGCTCGCCGCTGCCAGCCTGAGCGCCCAGGCCGCCGCCATCAATCTGGATGCCGCCAGCCTGAGCTACCAGCAGAACTTCGACAGCCTGGCCGCCAGCGGCACCACGGGCACCGCCCTGCCCGCCGGCTGGAGCTTTCTGGAGACCGGCAACAGCGCCAACACCAGCTACGGCGTCAGCGACGGCAGCAGCAACACCGGCAATACCTACAGCTTCGGCAAGACCGGCAGCAGCGATCGCGCCCTGGGCGGCCTGCTCTCCAGCAATCTGGTGCCGGTGTTCGGCGTGTCCTTCGTCAACCAGGCCGATCGCGCCATCGAGAGCCTGAGCATCAGCTATGTGGGCGAGCAATGGCGCCTGGGTGCCAACAACCGCAACGACCGCCTGAACTTCCAGTACAGCACCGATGCCACCGCCCTCAACAACGGCAGCTGGAAGAGCCTGAGCGCCCTGGACTTCATCGCCCCGGTCAGCACCGGCGGTGCCCGCGCCCTGGACGGCAATGCCAACAGCCGCAGCCTGAGCGGCAGCATCGCCGGCCTGAACCTGGCCCAGGGCGGCAGCCTGTGGCTGCGCTGGAGCGATGTGGACGCCAGCGGCGCCGACGACGGCCTGGCCATCGACAACTTCAGCCTCAACGCCACCCTGGCCCCCGTGCCCGAGCCCAGCAGCTACGCCCTGCTGCTGGCCGGCCTGGGCGCCGTGGGCCTGATGAGCCGTCGCCGCCTGGGGCGCTGAGCGCATCCCGGCCGCGCGGGCCCCGGTCGGAGGCCGGGGCCCGCGGCCTAGAATCCGGGCCATGAGCCCCATCCGCGTCCAGCGCCCGACGATCAGCCTGCTGATCGCCGCGCTGCTGCTGGCCGCCCTGCTGCCCCTGATCTCGCCCTGGGTGATGGCCGGCAGCGCGGGCCCGGGCTGGGCAGACATCTGCTCCGCCAGCGGCCAGCCCCGCGCGGCCGCCGTGCCGGGCGAGGAGGGCCAAGGCCCCCTGGCCGGCGGCACCATGGACTGCCCGGCCTGCCTGCCGCATGCGCCGGCCCTGGGCCTGCCGCCCCCGGTGGCCACGCCGCCCCTGCTGGCCGGCCTCTTGCGCTTCTCGGCGCCCGAACGCTTCTTCTCCGCGCCGCGCGCCGCCCACGCCTGGGCGCCCGCGCTGGCGCGCGCCCCACCCCGCTTCGCCTGAACCCACACCGGGCCGAGCGCGCCCTCAGACTGGCCGAGCCGCCAGCGCAGACCATGCACGCTCGGATGCTCTTGATGAGCCCTCTGGCCCTGGCTGCGC is part of the Shinella sp. XGS7 genome and harbors:
- a CDS encoding AMP-binding protein, with the translated sequence MAAPASTIPADSLALQRLYHWERETPHRITLSQPMGGGQMQDFSWAKVGDQVRRMAAYLKAQGWEPGSKVAILSKNCAWWLMSDLAIWMAGYVSVPLYPTLAPETIRQILTHSEAKALFVGKLDGWAGMKAGVPADLPCISYPLSPDEARAAYEGWDALCARSTPLSGEPLRGADELCTLIYTSGTTGNPKGVMHSFAGFAWAIQAGLGRIPLHGEDRMLSYLPLAHVVERVLVEHGWLRTGMRLFFAESLDTFTADLQRARPTVFFSVPRLWVKFQQGVHAKMPPAKLERLLRLPLIGGLVRRKIMRALGLDQCRIAAGGAAPMPLALLQWYSRLGLSINEGYGMTENLAVSHITEPGKNQQGTVGPAYEGVETRLDPANGELQMRSPALMLGYYKEPGLSREAFTEDGWLRTGDKGELRADGCLRITGRVKDLFKTSKGKYVAPAPIEDRLVMHPAVEACMVAGANLGQPLGIVMLSPDAAQRSGSQADREQLLAQLGQHLDDVNARLDPHEQLDCLVVLKTPWTVDNGFITPTFKVKRNRVEEIYGPHFEEWSARRDKIVFGD
- a CDS encoding serine/threonine-protein kinase: MDPTLDPTLGSGPAVAAAPAGTPGPQPGQRLGPWTLITRIGVGGMGEVWQARRSDGLYDASAALKLLRADLSGPGLAARFARERALLGRLSHPGIARLLDAGLAGETAYLVLEQVPGQLLNAHVAARRLGVAERVRLLVGIARAVEYAHGQLVVHRDLKPGNVMVTPEGQPKLLDFGIASLLDEGEATARDSALTRVVGRRLTPAYAAPEQLLGAPIGTAADQYSLGVMLFELLSGELPYATHGVSVQAMEHAVLHTEPRRLTRGRRTATAAGPDASAAALSPGLPPDARLARGDLEAVAAKALRKNPAERYPSVRAFIDDLEAWLAHRPVSVRGEDWRHRSRLWLRRHAGLALGTGLVLLSLSGGLGLSLWQWQRAEQAARQSQQALGYLGDLLSHADPAEHGGRPPTVLDLLEKSRLELDTRFAQAPELRAELQGVLAHVYHAQGRMDRAIELGERQLTQLRERWPASDVRVVEAQEQLARIYNAAGLVDRVIELAAPLQQPIRRLYGERSMAYSALLQMLLVCYTKTGRFAEAEALAPEVVAVNEAVTAPGSMARVAVLNKLAILRYAQGRFAAAEAALDQARPAWAAGMAKEPVEVLAQRRSLLTIQMRRGLLQDMPERVAALTAEMDRLLGPDSETALGLRNELASWHHERGEHAAGLRERRAVLAAAAARQMQMPALLLPRQAQLLLGRVLAGEGEPAALAREAAALHESIKAEPRLSGPNRAEPLLQLARAALVLDPALAARLAGEIEALPVLQHSAPLRSRLQQLQGALARQAGDLARSRSLLQARVAALDAVDEPEQAPRWRAQLDLASTLQRLGDQPALQAALARADALRPRLLPRPHPLDAWRATLARGETGISPDAEF
- a CDS encoding tryptophan--tRNA ligase, with product MTLRVLTGITTTGTLHLGNYVGAVRRAIAASRESGAESFFFMADYHALIKCDEPDRIEASRLQIAATWLAAGLDTSRVTFYRQSDIPEIPELTWLLTCVTSKGQMNRAHAYKASVDANLAAGEDADAGVTMGLYSYPILMAADILMFNAHRVPVGKDQVQHIEMARDVAQRFNHLFGQGQDFFVLPEASIDEEMELLPGLDGRKMSKSYDNVIPLFEGGAKALKEAIARIVTDSKLPGEPKEPEGSHLVQIYDAFATPAQREAFRAALRGGLAWGEAKQQLFELIDAEIGPMRTRYEQLMAKPEQIELILMEGAAKARAIAAPLLQRLREAVGLRRFQPLVAKTEAAVKPKSALPLFKQYREADGLFYFKLLAADGLLLLQSQGLAQGREAGQWVARLKKEGAAALAEAPVQRGPEASEAQLSEALAALQAAENA
- a CDS encoding bifunctional diguanylate cyclase/phosphodiesterase; this encodes MPAAAAMNPLLLISSSLDAMMGVALLLLWRQDRRHAHVRLWGWSALLLALGLILGVALAALPEHGGLLHDLQALAASAALMGSLALLIGGTRAYCGLPWQRRHWLPGLALTMAVLVALAKTDHRYAVIAATVVLVAGNALCARAMWRQGSPAERGVALCFALSALVHGSSPFLDEHAASPITHTLGLFVQTALSLALMLISTARAHGQEHRQAERFSRLAEHSLQGLVVLRGPQILYANPAARQMFGRGERPHGDLLEGLVPPDLHEAVMGRHARVLADPAARIAWEEPRLDYNGRLLHIRGLSSHLEWDGQAAELIVMVDESERHAALEALRRQALQDELTGLPNRNFALQRLGQLTQLGAPPFAVVSADLDRFQLINETLGPGVGDALLQAVAQRLCAQLPPQATVARLGEDQFLILVEGVPGRAEALIFAERLLALMERPFRTQGVDSAELFVHMSVGLALFPQDAREGLALLRAADAAMHQAKHRAGATYAFFDAAMNRAAQGRLETEQALARGLEQDEFFLEYQPKVEAVSRRLCGFEALVRWQRPGLGPVSPAEFVPAAERTGQIQALGERILDLATRQLVDWLGRYGQALPVAVNVSPLQFEDPDFAGRLLERLDECELPTRLLQIEITETAAIGHLERVRPQLERLRAAGVLCALDDFGTGQSSLTLLRQLPIHAMKLDRSMIQPLPDADASAVVQATCALGHSLRLAVVAEGVETEDQALAAEALGCTQLQGYYLARPLSVERAGDWLRRQLELGGPP